A window of the Streptomyces sp. NBC_01351 genome harbors these coding sequences:
- a CDS encoding GNAT family N-acetyltransferase, whose protein sequence is MTIAPLSPSSLPPSPLPTIATGVPAAPGPRYAVRLARNEDEVRAAQRLRHQVFAGELGARLHSPEPGLDVDPFDAYCDHLLVVEEETEQVVGTYRLLPPERAAVAGRLYSEGEFDLSALDPIRPDLVEVGRSCVHPDHRNGAVIALIWAGLARYMDRSGHNWLAGCCSIPLADGGVLAAATREAALARALAPQEYRVTPHTPWNPEGIEFPARMELPPLLRGYLRLGAWVCGEPALDVEFGCTDLYVLLSLRRTNPRYLKHFLSLVPSVPGA, encoded by the coding sequence ATGACGATCGCACCCCTGTCCCCGTCTTCCCTCCCCCCGTCCCCCCTCCCTACCATCGCCACGGGCGTCCCCGCCGCCCCCGGCCCCCGCTACGCCGTACGCCTCGCCCGCAACGAGGACGAGGTGCGCGCCGCCCAGCGGCTGCGCCACCAGGTCTTCGCCGGTGAGCTCGGAGCCCGCCTGCACAGCCCCGAGCCGGGCCTCGACGTCGACCCCTTCGACGCGTACTGCGACCACCTCCTCGTCGTCGAGGAGGAGACCGAGCAGGTCGTAGGCACCTACCGGCTGCTGCCCCCGGAGCGCGCCGCCGTCGCCGGCAGGCTCTACTCCGAAGGAGAATTCGACCTCTCCGCCCTCGACCCGATCCGCCCCGACCTGGTCGAGGTCGGCCGTTCCTGCGTCCACCCCGACCACCGCAACGGCGCCGTCATCGCCCTGATCTGGGCCGGCCTCGCCCGCTACATGGACCGCTCCGGCCACAACTGGCTCGCCGGCTGCTGCTCGATACCGCTCGCCGACGGCGGGGTGCTGGCCGCCGCGACCCGCGAAGCCGCCCTGGCCCGCGCCCTGGCCCCCCAGGAGTACCGGGTCACGCCCCACACCCCGTGGAACCCCGAGGGCATCGAGTTCCCCGCCCGCATGGAACTGCCTCCGCTGCTCCGCGGCTACCTGCGTCTCGGCGCGTGGGTCTGCGGCGAGCCGGCGCTGGACGTCGAGTTCGGCTGCACGGACCTGTACGTGCTGCTCTCCCTGCGGCGTACCAACCCGCGCTACCTCAAGCACTTCCTCTCGCTCGTCCCGAGCGTCCCGGGCGCATGA
- a CDS encoding extracellular solute-binding protein — translation MKRRFLAMCTVLAAATALSGCSRLAGSEEGPRRVTLWLMKGSASDEFIDKFTASFENEHPGVDLEVRIQEWTGIGDKVNAVLDGKSKESADVIEVGNTQVAQYIEHGGIEELTLEGLRTWGNRDWLKGLSDPGSLDGAQYGIPWYGANRVVIYNKDLFANAGVKSEPKNRQEWIQTTQKLDKGDQQGIYLAGQNWYVLAGFVWDEGGELAVETSGQWVGTLDDEKALAGMEFYKQLQALGDGPKGADEETPPQSEVFARGQVAQIIAPPSQAAAIEAANPTLKGKLGFFPIPGKTSDKVGAVFTGGSDLIIPERTKNRRGAVDVITALVSERWQTELATTMSYVPNKTTLAHVVEGNEGAATMAPGAAQGRATPNSARWAEVEGKNPIKPFMTAVLTGRDPKQAAREASEEIARVLNSTR, via the coding sequence GTGAAGAGACGCTTCCTCGCCATGTGCACTGTCCTCGCGGCGGCGACCGCCCTGTCGGGCTGCAGCCGGTTGGCGGGCTCCGAGGAAGGGCCTCGGAGGGTGACGCTCTGGCTGATGAAGGGCAGCGCCTCCGACGAGTTCATCGACAAGTTCACCGCGTCGTTCGAGAACGAACACCCCGGCGTCGACCTGGAGGTGAGGATCCAGGAGTGGACGGGCATCGGCGACAAGGTCAACGCCGTCCTCGACGGCAAGAGCAAGGAGAGCGCCGACGTCATCGAGGTCGGCAACACCCAGGTGGCCCAGTACATCGAGCACGGCGGCATCGAGGAACTCACCCTCGAAGGACTGCGCACCTGGGGCAACAGGGACTGGCTCAAGGGCCTTTCCGACCCTGGAAGCCTCGACGGCGCCCAGTACGGCATCCCCTGGTACGGCGCCAACCGCGTGGTGATCTACAACAAGGACCTCTTCGCGAACGCCGGCGTCAAGAGCGAGCCCAAGAACCGGCAGGAGTGGATCCAGACCACCCAGAAGCTGGACAAGGGCGATCAGCAGGGCATCTACCTCGCCGGGCAGAACTGGTACGTCCTCGCCGGATTCGTGTGGGACGAGGGCGGCGAACTCGCCGTCGAGACCAGCGGACAGTGGGTCGGCACCCTCGACGACGAGAAGGCCCTGGCCGGAATGGAGTTCTACAAGCAGCTCCAGGCCCTGGGTGACGGCCCCAAGGGCGCCGACGAGGAGACGCCCCCGCAGTCGGAGGTCTTCGCCCGCGGCCAGGTCGCCCAGATTATCGCCCCGCCCAGCCAGGCTGCCGCGATCGAGGCCGCCAACCCCACGCTCAAGGGCAAGCTCGGCTTCTTCCCGATCCCCGGCAAGACCTCCGACAAGGTCGGCGCCGTGTTCACCGGCGGCTCCGACCTGATCATCCCGGAGCGCACGAAGAACCGCAGGGGCGCGGTGGACGTGATCACGGCCCTGGTGAGCGAACGGTGGCAGACCGAGCTCGCCACCACGATGAGCTACGTACCGAACAAGACCACCCTCGCCCACGTGGTCGAGGGCAACGAGGGCGCCGCCACCATGGCCCCCGGGGCCGCACAGGGCCGGGCCACGCCGAACTCCGCCCGCTGGGCAGAGGTCGAGGGCAAGAACCCGATCAAGCCCTTCATGACGGCCGTGCTCACCGGCCGGGACCCCAAGCAGGCGGCCCGCGAGGCCTCCGAGGAGATCGCCAGGGTGCTCAACTCCACCCGCTGA
- a CDS encoding dodecin produces the protein MSNHTYRVTEIVGTSHEGIDQAIRNGVARAGQTLRNLDWFEVVQVRGHIENGEIAHYQVGLKLGFRLDGED, from the coding sequence ATGTCCAACCACACGTACCGGGTGACCGAGATCGTCGGCACCTCCCACGAGGGCATCGATCAGGCCATCCGCAACGGCGTGGCCCGCGCGGGCCAGACCCTCAGAAATCTGGACTGGTTCGAGGTCGTCCAGGTACGCGGACACATCGAGAACGGGGAGATCGCCCACTACCAGGTGGGGCTCAAGCTCGGCTTCCGCCTCGACGGCGAGGACTGA
- a CDS encoding phosphatase domain-containing protein, whose translation MSANASRPLAVFDIDNTLADTGHRQHFLERRPQDWSGFFAAAPADPPLGRGVALAVESAADCEVAYLTGRPERCRADTLDWLARHGLPEGRLWMRGNQDRRPARTAKLEVLGRLARGREVRMLVDDDELVCQAARAAGFRVVLADWVAEAPELKSAQEVEGRT comes from the coding sequence ATGAGTGCGAACGCGTCCCGGCCGCTTGCCGTCTTCGACATCGACAACACCCTGGCGGACACCGGTCACCGCCAGCATTTCCTGGAGCGCCGCCCCCAGGACTGGAGCGGCTTCTTCGCCGCGGCCCCGGCCGACCCGCCGCTCGGACGCGGAGTCGCGCTGGCCGTGGAGAGCGCGGCCGACTGCGAGGTGGCGTACCTGACGGGGCGCCCCGAGCGGTGCCGGGCGGACACGCTCGACTGGCTCGCCCGGCACGGGCTGCCCGAGGGGCGGCTGTGGATGCGCGGCAACCAGGACCGGAGGCCGGCCAGGACGGCCAAGCTGGAGGTCCTGGGGCGGCTCGCGCGCGGCCGGGAGGTCCGGATGCTCGTGGACGACGACGAGCTGGTGTGCCAGGCCGCCCGGGCGGCGGGCTTCCGGGTGGTGCTCGCGGACTGGGTGGCGGAGGCGCCGGAGCTCAAGTCCGCCCAGGAGGTCGAGGGGCGGACCTGA
- a CDS encoding LLM class flavin-dependent oxidoreductase, with product MIRKVSILDRSRTREGHPAPDALRDTVALARAAEELGYHRFWVSEHHSVPGVAGSAPTVLAAAVAAATRRIRVGTGGVMLPNHQPLVVAEQFGVLEALFPGRIDMGLGRSVGFTNGIRRALGRDTGDADRFEEQLAELLGWLDGTQQAHPEVHARPAEGLRVPAYVLATGEGAGIAARAGLPLVVGDLRARGRVAEVIETYREEFRPSARGTEPYVVISGTVAVAATTEEARRILLPEAWALAYSRIHGSFPPLRPAEEVEAMEMTPKERELYAGALAGHLHGTEAQVAAELSEVAELTGADELLVTTSTYDRTALLDSFARLARVAGL from the coding sequence GTGATCCGAAAAGTCTCGATACTCGACCGGTCCCGCACCCGCGAGGGCCACCCGGCCCCGGACGCGCTGCGCGACACCGTGGCACTGGCCCGCGCGGCCGAGGAGCTCGGCTACCACCGCTTCTGGGTCTCGGAGCACCACAGCGTGCCCGGGGTGGCGGGCTCGGCGCCGACGGTCCTGGCCGCTGCCGTCGCCGCGGCGACCCGGCGGATCCGGGTCGGCACGGGCGGGGTGATGCTTCCCAACCACCAGCCGCTGGTCGTCGCGGAGCAGTTCGGGGTGCTGGAAGCGCTGTTCCCCGGCCGGATCGACATGGGACTCGGCCGCTCCGTCGGCTTCACCAACGGCATCCGGCGGGCACTGGGCCGCGACACCGGCGATGCCGACCGCTTCGAGGAGCAGCTGGCCGAGCTGCTGGGCTGGCTCGACGGCACCCAGCAGGCGCACCCCGAGGTGCACGCCCGCCCGGCCGAGGGCCTGCGCGTACCGGCCTACGTCCTGGCAACCGGCGAGGGGGCGGGCATCGCCGCCCGGGCCGGGCTGCCGTTGGTGGTGGGCGACCTGCGGGCCCGCGGCCGGGTCGCGGAGGTCATCGAGACGTACCGCGAGGAGTTCCGCCCCTCCGCCCGGGGCACGGAGCCCTACGTGGTGATCTCCGGGACGGTCGCGGTGGCGGCCACGACCGAGGAGGCCCGGCGCATCCTGCTCCCGGAGGCCTGGGCCCTGGCGTACTCCCGCATCCACGGCAGCTTCCCGCCGCTGAGGCCGGCCGAGGAGGTGGAGGCGATGGAGATGACCCCGAAGGAGCGGGAACTGTACGCGGGAGCCCTGGCCGGTCACCTGCACGGCACGGAGGCGCAGGTCGCGGCGGAGCTGTCGGAGGTGGCGGAGCTCACCGGCGCGGACGAACTGCTGGTCACCACTTCCACGTACGACCGGACGGCGCTGCTGGACTCCTTCGCGCGCCTGGCCCGGGTGGCCGGGCTGTAG
- a CDS encoding excinuclease ABC subunit UvrA gives MHPSHQSPEPHGHRDRFVRVRGAREHNLRGVDVDVPRDALTVFTGVSGSGKSSLAFGTLYAEAQRRYFESVAPYARRLIHQIGAPKVDSVTGLPPAVSLEQRRSSPGSRSSVGTVTLLSNSLRMLYSRAGTYPPGAEPLDSDAFSPNTAAGACPSCHGIGRIHRTSEELLVPDPDLSIRQGAIAAWPGAWQGKNLRDVLEALGHDVDRPWRELPAKDRRWILFTEEQPVVTVHPVREAERIQRPYQGTYMSAHRYVMRTFADSKSATLRARAEKFLADSPCPACEGRRLRPEALAVTFGGYGIADLAAMPLSELDGVLASAHARGEAARVLAEDLRSRIGPVVELGLGYLSLDRTAPTLSAGELQRLRLATQLRSGLFGVVYVLDEPSAGLHPADTEALLDVLDRLKEAGNTVFVVEHHLDVVRHADWLVDVGPLAGEHGGQVLYSGPPGALAGVAESATARHLFAEPARERARPVRTASGAVRLSGAGLHNLRDVTAEFPLGVFTAVTGVSGSGKSTLVGQVLAREVGERLAEPGFPVRRLVEVDQKPIGRTPRSNLATYTGLFDVVRRLFTAAPESKARGWKAGRFSFNVTGGRCETCQGEGFVSVELLFLPSTYAPCPECAGARYNAETLEVRYAGLNIAEVLGLTVESAAGFFAEVPAAARSLRALEDIGLGYLRLGQPATELSGGEAQRIKLATELQRLRRDHTLYLLDEPTTGLHPADVRVLLRQLHGLVDAGHSVVVVEHDMEVVAGADWVVDLGPGGGTEGGRVVAAGTPEQVAAAGRGRTAAYLSRALGGRA, from the coding sequence ATGCACCCGTCGCACCAGTCCCCCGAGCCGCACGGCCACCGCGACCGCTTCGTACGGGTCCGAGGTGCCCGGGAGCACAATCTGCGCGGAGTCGACGTGGACGTTCCGCGCGACGCGCTGACCGTGTTCACGGGGGTGTCCGGATCCGGGAAGAGCTCGCTCGCCTTCGGCACGCTCTACGCCGAGGCCCAGCGCCGGTACTTCGAGTCGGTGGCCCCGTACGCGCGCCGGCTCATCCACCAGATCGGCGCCCCGAAGGTGGATTCCGTCACCGGACTGCCGCCGGCCGTCTCGCTGGAGCAGCGCCGCTCCTCCCCCGGCTCGCGCTCTTCGGTCGGTACGGTGACCCTCCTCTCCAACTCCCTGCGCATGCTGTACTCCCGCGCGGGAACCTACCCGCCGGGGGCGGAGCCGCTGGACTCGGACGCCTTCTCCCCCAACACCGCCGCCGGAGCGTGCCCTTCCTGCCACGGGATCGGCCGGATCCACCGCACCAGTGAGGAACTCCTCGTACCCGACCCGGATCTGTCGATCCGCCAGGGAGCCATCGCCGCCTGGCCGGGTGCCTGGCAGGGGAAGAACCTGCGGGACGTCCTGGAGGCGCTCGGCCACGACGTGGACCGGCCCTGGCGGGAGCTGCCGGCGAAGGATCGCCGGTGGATCCTGTTCACCGAGGAGCAGCCGGTGGTGACGGTACACCCGGTGCGGGAGGCCGAGCGGATCCAACGTCCCTACCAGGGCACCTACATGAGCGCCCACCGCTATGTCATGCGCACCTTCGCGGACAGCAAGAGCGCCACCCTGCGGGCCCGCGCCGAGAAGTTCCTCGCCGATTCGCCGTGCCCGGCGTGCGAGGGCCGGCGGCTGCGGCCGGAGGCCCTCGCCGTGACGTTCGGGGGGTACGGGATCGCGGACCTCGCGGCGATGCCGCTGTCCGAGCTGGACGGCGTACTCGCCTCCGCGCACGCACGAGGGGAGGCGGCGCGGGTACTCGCCGAGGACCTGCGCTCCCGGATCGGGCCGGTCGTCGAGCTGGGGCTCGGCTACCTGAGCCTGGACCGCACCGCGCCCACCCTGTCCGCGGGCGAGCTGCAGCGGCTCCGGCTGGCGACGCAGCTGCGGTCGGGGCTGTTCGGGGTGGTGTACGTCCTGGACGAGCCTTCGGCGGGGCTGCACCCGGCCGACACCGAGGCGCTGCTCGACGTACTGGACCGGCTGAAGGAGGCCGGGAACACGGTGTTCGTCGTGGAGCACCACCTGGACGTGGTGCGGCACGCGGACTGGCTGGTGGACGTGGGGCCGCTGGCCGGGGAGCACGGCGGGCAGGTGCTGTACAGCGGGCCGCCCGGCGCGTTGGCGGGGGTGGCGGAGTCGGCGACGGCCCGGCACCTGTTCGCGGAACCGGCACGCGAGCGGGCGCGGCCGGTGCGGACGGCGAGCGGGGCGGTGCGGCTCAGCGGCGCCGGGCTGCACAACCTGCGGGATGTCACGGCCGAGTTCCCGCTCGGGGTGTTCACGGCGGTGACCGGGGTGTCGGGGTCGGGGAAGTCCACGCTGGTGGGTCAGGTGCTGGCGCGGGAGGTCGGGGAGCGGCTGGCGGAGCCGGGCTTTCCCGTACGGCGGCTGGTGGAGGTGGACCAGAAGCCCATCGGCCGGACCCCGCGGTCCAATCTGGCCACGTACACGGGCCTGTTCGACGTGGTGCGACGGCTGTTCACGGCGGCGCCGGAGTCGAAGGCGCGGGGCTGGAAGGCGGGCCGGTTCTCCTTCAACGTGACGGGCGGCCGGTGCGAGACCTGCCAGGGCGAGGGCTTCGTCTCGGTGGAGCTGCTGTTCCTGCCCAGTACGTACGCCCCGTGCCCGGAGTGCGCCGGCGCCCGGTACAACGCCGAGACCCTGGAGGTCCGTTACGCGGGGCTGAACATCGCCGAGGTGCTCGGCCTGACGGTGGAGTCCGCGGCCGGCTTCTTCGCGGAGGTCCCGGCGGCGGCGCGCAGCCTGCGGGCGCTGGAGGACATCGGGCTGGGTTACCTGCGGCTGGGGCAGCCGGCCACGGAGCTGTCGGGCGGTGAGGCGCAGCGGATCAAGCTGGCCACGGAGCTCCAGCGACTGCGCCGGGACCACACGCTGTACCTGCTGGACGAGCCGACGACCGGGCTGCACCCCGCCGATGTGCGGGTGCTGCTAAGGCAGTTGCACGGGCTGGTGGACGCCGGGCACTCGGTGGTCGTCGTGGAACACGACATGGAGGTGGTGGCGGGCGCGGACTGGGTCGTCGACCTGGGCCCGGGCGGCGGCACGGAGGGTGGCCGGGTGGTCGCCGCAGGCACCCCGGAGCAGGTGGCCGCAGCGGGCCGGGGCCGCACGGCGGCCTACCTGTCACGGGCCCTCGGCGGCCGTGCCTGA
- a CDS encoding succinate dehydrogenase/fumarate reductase iron-sulfur subunit yields the protein MKLTLRVWRQRGADAPGHMASYEVDGISEDMSFLEMLDTLNEDLILRGEDPVAFDHDCREGICGACSLVINGDAHGPERTTTCQLHMRSFADGDTIDVEPWRAAAFPVVKDLVVDRGAFDRIIQAGGYITAPTGAAPDAHATAVPKADADYAFEHAECIGCGACVAACPNGSAMLFTSAKVNHLNVLPQGSPERETRVLDMVARMDEEGFGGCTLTGECATACPKGIPLPSIAAMNKEWLRAVRKG from the coding sequence ATGAAGCTCACCCTGCGCGTCTGGCGCCAGCGCGGCGCCGACGCCCCCGGCCACATGGCCTCGTACGAGGTCGACGGGATCTCCGAGGACATGTCCTTCCTGGAGATGCTCGACACCCTCAACGAGGACCTCATCCTGCGCGGCGAGGACCCGGTCGCCTTCGACCACGACTGCCGCGAGGGCATCTGCGGGGCCTGCAGCCTCGTCATCAACGGCGACGCGCACGGCCCGGAGCGCACCACCACCTGCCAGCTGCACATGAGGTCCTTCGCCGACGGCGACACCATCGACGTCGAACCCTGGCGGGCCGCCGCCTTCCCGGTGGTCAAGGACCTCGTCGTCGACCGCGGCGCCTTCGACCGCATCATCCAGGCCGGCGGCTACATCACCGCCCCCACCGGAGCCGCCCCCGACGCGCACGCCACGGCCGTACCCAAGGCCGACGCCGACTACGCCTTCGAGCACGCCGAGTGCATCGGCTGCGGGGCGTGCGTGGCGGCCTGCCCCAACGGCTCCGCGATGCTCTTCACCTCCGCCAAGGTCAACCACCTGAACGTGCTGCCGCAGGGCTCCCCGGAGCGCGAGACCCGCGTGCTGGACATGGTGGCCCGGATGGACGAGGAGGGCTTCGGCGGCTGCACCCTGACCGGCGAGTGCGCCACGGCCTGCCCCAAGGGCATTCCGCTGCCGTCGATCGCCGCGATGAACAAGGAGTGGCTGCGGGCGGTCCGCAAGGGCTGA
- a CDS encoding fumarate reductase/succinate dehydrogenase flavoprotein subunit, producing MSDYANHTTGEPVRDTKAPAGPVAERWDRRRFEAKLVNPANRRKHTVIVVGTGLAGGAAGATLAEQGYHVVQFCFSDSPRRAHSIAAQGGINAAKNYRNDGDSVHRLFYDTVKGGDFRARESNVHRLAQISVEIIDQCVAQGVPFAREYGGLLDTRSFGGVQVSRTFYARGQTGQQLLLGAYQALSRQIAAGNVEMHARTEMLDLVVVDGVARGIVARDLITGEISTHYADAVVLASGGYGNVFYLSTNAMNSNATAVWRAHRRGAYFANPCFTQIHPTCIPRTGEHQSKLTLMSESLRNDGRIWVPKAKGDTRPAAEIPEAERDYYLERIYPAFGNLVPRDIASRAAKNVCDEGRGVGPGGQRQRGGAEGSSVEGGGGRREGVYLDFADAIRRMGRDKVAEKYGNLFEMYERITAENPYEVPMRIYPAVHYTMGGLWVDYDLQTTVPGLFAIGEANFSDHGANRLGASALMQGLADGYFVLPSTINDYLARNPHQDKVDDTHPEAVAVVRETRERLARLLAVDGDRTPDSFHREIGELMWEYCGMARSDEGLRKALDRIPQIREEFWRRIKVPGSGEEFNQSLEKANRIVDYLELAELMCLDALHRAESCGGHFREESQTPDGEAERRDEEFSYAAAWEFNGTGTAPVLHKEDLVFEYVHPTQRSYA from the coding sequence ATGAGCGACTACGCCAACCACACCACCGGCGAGCCCGTCCGCGACACGAAGGCCCCTGCGGGCCCCGTCGCCGAGCGCTGGGACCGCCGCCGCTTCGAGGCCAAGCTGGTCAACCCGGCCAACCGCCGCAAGCACACCGTGATCGTCGTCGGCACCGGCCTGGCGGGCGGTGCCGCCGGCGCGACTCTCGCCGAGCAGGGCTACCACGTCGTCCAGTTCTGCTTCTCCGACTCGCCGCGCCGCGCCCACTCCATCGCAGCCCAGGGCGGCATCAACGCCGCGAAGAACTACCGCAACGACGGGGACTCCGTCCACCGGCTCTTCTACGACACCGTCAAGGGCGGCGACTTCCGCGCCCGCGAGTCCAACGTCCACCGACTCGCCCAGATATCCGTCGAGATCATCGACCAGTGCGTGGCCCAGGGCGTCCCCTTCGCCCGCGAGTACGGCGGCCTCCTCGACACCCGCTCCTTCGGCGGAGTCCAGGTCTCCCGCACCTTCTACGCCCGCGGCCAGACGGGCCAGCAGCTGCTCCTCGGCGCCTACCAGGCGCTGTCCCGGCAGATCGCCGCCGGCAACGTCGAGATGCACGCCCGCACCGAGATGCTCGACCTGGTCGTCGTCGACGGAGTCGCCCGCGGCATCGTCGCCCGGGACCTGATCACCGGCGAGATCTCCACGCACTACGCCGACGCGGTGGTCCTCGCCAGCGGCGGCTACGGCAACGTCTTCTACCTCTCCACCAACGCCATGAACTCCAACGCGACCGCCGTCTGGCGGGCGCACCGGCGCGGCGCCTACTTCGCCAACCCCTGCTTCACCCAGATCCACCCCACCTGCATCCCGCGCACCGGCGAGCACCAGTCCAAGCTCACCCTGATGAGCGAGTCCCTGCGCAACGACGGCCGCATCTGGGTCCCCAAGGCCAAGGGTGACACCCGCCCCGCCGCCGAGATCCCCGAAGCGGAGCGCGACTACTACCTGGAGCGGATCTACCCGGCCTTCGGCAACCTGGTGCCCCGCGACATCGCCTCCCGCGCCGCCAAGAACGTCTGCGACGAGGGCCGCGGCGTCGGCCCCGGCGGCCAGAGACAGAGGGGCGGAGCCGAAGGCTCCTCGGTTGAGGGCGGTGGCGGGCGACGGGAGGGCGTGTACCTCGACTTCGCCGACGCCATCCGTCGCATGGGCCGCGACAAGGTCGCCGAGAAGTACGGCAACCTCTTCGAGATGTACGAGCGGATCACCGCGGAGAACCCGTACGAGGTCCCCATGCGGATCTACCCCGCCGTGCACTACACGATGGGCGGACTGTGGGTCGACTACGACCTCCAGACCACCGTCCCCGGCCTGTTCGCGATCGGAGAGGCCAACTTCTCCGACCACGGCGCCAACCGCCTCGGCGCGTCCGCGCTGATGCAGGGCCTCGCAGACGGCTATTTCGTGCTCCCCTCCACCATCAACGACTATCTGGCGCGCAACCCGCACCAGGACAAGGTCGACGACACCCACCCCGAGGCCGTGGCCGTCGTACGCGAGACCCGCGAGCGGCTCGCGCGGCTCCTCGCCGTCGACGGTGACCGCACGCCCGACTCCTTCCACCGCGAGATCGGTGAACTCATGTGGGAGTACTGCGGGATGGCCCGCAGCGACGAAGGCCTGCGCAAGGCCCTCGATCGGATCCCGCAGATCCGCGAGGAGTTCTGGCGGCGCATCAAGGTCCCCGGCTCGGGCGAAGAGTTCAACCAGTCGCTGGAGAAGGCCAACCGCATCGTCGACTACCTCGAACTCGCCGAGCTGATGTGCCTCGACGCCCTGCACCGCGCGGAATCCTGCGGCGGCCACTTCCGCGAGGAGTCCCAGACCCCGGACGGCGAGGCGGAGCGGCGCGACGAGGAGTTCTCGTACGCGGCGGCCTGGGAGTTCAACGGCACCGGCACCGCACCCGTCCTGCACAAGGAAGACCTCGTCTTCGAGTATGTCCACCCCACCCAGCGGAGCTACGCATGA
- a CDS encoding succinate dehydrogenase gives MALATRTRTGGPKAPTVWGSTIGKKTVMAVSGLIMLGYLVVHMLGNLKIFFGSDEFNGYAHWLRTLGEPFLHHEWALWIVRVVLLAAVVAHAVSAYQLSRRDIKARPVKYAHKRRRASYATRTMRWGGIILALFIVWHLLDLTTLTVNERAWAGHPYENVLATFSTWYGNTVYLVAMAALGLHVRHGFWSAAQTLGAGNARRDRTLKLLANTLALVLFAGFVSVPVAVMTGVVN, from the coding sequence ATGGCTCTGGCAACGCGCACCCGGACAGGCGGCCCCAAGGCGCCGACCGTCTGGGGCTCCACCATCGGAAAGAAGACCGTCATGGCGGTCTCCGGGCTGATCATGCTCGGTTACCTCGTCGTGCACATGCTCGGCAACCTCAAGATCTTCTTCGGCTCGGACGAGTTCAACGGCTACGCGCACTGGCTGCGCACCCTCGGCGAGCCCTTCCTGCACCACGAGTGGGCCCTGTGGATCGTCCGCGTCGTCCTGCTCGCCGCGGTCGTCGCCCACGCCGTGTCCGCGTACCAGCTCAGCCGCCGCGACATCAAGGCACGCCCGGTGAAGTACGCCCACAAGCGCCGCCGCGCGAGCTACGCCACCCGCACCATGCGCTGGGGCGGCATCATCCTCGCCCTCTTCATCGTCTGGCACCTGCTCGACCTCACCACGCTCACGGTCAACGAGCGCGCCTGGGCCGGCCACCCGTACGAGAACGTCCTCGCCACCTTCTCCACCTGGTACGGCAACACCGTCTACCTCGTGGCGATGGCCGCCCTCGGCCTGCACGTCCGGCACGGCTTCTGGAGCGCCGCCCAGACCCTCGGCGCCGGCAACGCCCGACGCGACCGGACGCTGAAGCTGCTCGCCAACACCCTCGCCCTCGTCCTCTTCGCGGGCTTCGTCTCCGTCCCCGTCGCCGTCATGACCGGAGTGGTGAACTGA
- a CDS encoding LysR family transcriptional regulator encodes MQFQQLLYFVAVAETRHFTRAAERVHVAQPSLSQQIKALERELGAELFSRARGNISLTDAGEALLPLARRILADADTARQEVQELAQLRRGRIRLGATPSVCTGLLPNVLRAFHAAHPGIELLIEESGSLDLVRELARGALDLALIALPLPPSAPALTTVELLTEDLVVVSSAELPAPGGGGEPTISDLRDQPMVMFRHGYDLRELTVTACRAEGFEPVFTVEGGEMDAVLGFVRAGLGIAVVPAMVVEHAGPGLRATPLAGSPLRRTIALAHRTDVAPPRAARELRRMLLD; translated from the coding sequence ATGCAATTCCAGCAGCTCCTGTACTTCGTCGCCGTCGCCGAGACCCGCCACTTCACCCGGGCCGCCGAGCGGGTGCACGTGGCCCAGCCCTCCCTGTCCCAGCAGATCAAGGCGCTCGAACGGGAACTGGGGGCCGAGCTCTTCAGCCGGGCTCGGGGGAACATCTCGCTCACCGACGCGGGCGAGGCCCTGCTGCCGCTGGCCCGGCGGATCCTCGCCGACGCGGACACGGCGCGGCAGGAGGTGCAGGAGCTGGCTCAGCTGCGGCGCGGGCGGATCCGGCTGGGGGCCACGCCGAGCGTGTGCACGGGCCTGCTGCCGAACGTGCTGCGCGCCTTTCACGCCGCTCATCCGGGGATCGAGCTGCTGATCGAGGAGAGCGGTTCGCTGGACCTCGTACGGGAACTGGCGCGCGGCGCCCTGGACCTGGCCCTGATCGCGCTTCCGCTGCCGCCTTCGGCCCCGGCGCTGACCACGGTGGAACTGCTGACGGAGGACCTGGTGGTGGTCTCCTCGGCGGAGCTCCCGGCGCCCGGCGGGGGCGGGGAGCCGACCATCTCGGACCTTCGCGACCAGCCGATGGTGATGTTCCGGCACGGCTACGACCTGCGGGAGCTGACCGTGACGGCCTGCCGCGCCGAGGGCTTCGAGCCGGTGTTCACCGTGGAGGGCGGCGAGATGGACGCCGTACTGGGCTTCGTGCGGGCGGGGCTCGGCATCGCGGTGGTCCCGGCGATGGTGGTGGAGCATGCCGGACCGGGACTGCGCGCGACCCCCCTGGCCGGCTCCCCACTGCGCCGCACCATCGCCCTGGCCCACCGCACCGACGTGGCTCCCCCGCGCGCGGCCCGCGAGCTCAGGCGGATGCTGCTGGACTGA